The following DNA comes from Noviherbaspirillum sp. L7-7A.
CGCATGCGCAGGCAGGGGTCGACCGCAATGCGGTTCTGCCGCAAAGCCATCTGGTAATAGCGCCGCAGCACCGCCAGCCGGCGGTTCGACGAGGTGGCGCGGCTGTCGGCATGGCGGGCGGCGAAATAGCCGTTGAGTTCCGGTGCGCCGGCTGCGTCCAGCGGCTTGCCGTGCTCGGCTTCCAGCCAGGTTGCAAACAGGGTGAGGTCGCGCCGGTAGGCTTCCAGGGTGTTCTTCGCCAGGCCGTCTTCCAGCCACAGGGTGTCGCAGAAGGCATCGATCTGCGGCTGGCTGGCAAGTGCCTTTGCTGCCTGCTCCATCGTCAATAGCCCTCCACGCCTTCATGCGCCAGCAGCCAGCGCTTGACCTGCAGGTGAAAGCCGTCGGCCTCGGCGCTGTTGGCAAAGCCGCCCAGGCCGCCGGTCGCGGTGACCCGGTGGCACGGCACCGCCAGCGGAAACCAGTTGGCGCCGCAGGCCTGGCCCACCGCGCGCGGCGCCGAGCCCAGCAGGCGGGCGATGTCGCCGTAGGTGCGCACCCGGCCACGCGGAATGCCGGAAATCGCGGACCAGACCTTTTGCTGGAAGGGCGTGCCGGCTGGCTGCAGTGGCAGGTCGAAGCGGAAATCGGGGTCGCCGAAATAGCGTTGCAACTGGCGCGCAACCTGTTCGGCCAGGTCATCGGACGGGCCGAGCAGCGCATGGGATGGCGGCAGGTACACCAGCTCGCGCACCAGGCCATGGTCGGTGCGCACGCCCATCGCGCCAAACGGTGCCGGCACGACGGCGGAGAAAATCGGGGGAATCGACATGGCCGCCAGCATAAAGGAAAAATGCGCGCGCGGCATCTGCACGGCTTGTCCGGCCGGGCCTTGCCTCGACCATGCATGCGCTACAGTGGAAAGACCGCCCACTCCATTCAACTGCATACCTGCCTGCGCGCTGCGTTACTGAGCAGGAACGCGTTTTCCATTTACGGGGAGAAAAACAATGACACAACAATCCGTCCCGCACCGGCCCGCGATCAACTGGACGCCGCGTGCCGGCCGCCGCCAGTCCCGCACCCAGCGCATCGTGCGCCGCGAGGGCAAGCCGCTGATCACCGCCACCGAGTTCACCGCCGCCGTGGCCATCGTCGCCGAACGCATCGACATCAAGGCGCTGGCCCACCTGCCGATGGTGGCGCAGTCGCCGCTGATGGTGCGCCTGCCCGGCGCCGGCGTGGCCGCCATCTTCCGCTATGGCGCGGTCGCCTTCTTCGCCGAGGAAGCCGGCGACCGCGAATGGCTCATGGCCAGCATTGGCCCGGCCAGCTCCGGCAAGGGCGATGCGCTGGCCGAGGAAAAAGCGACTGTCATCGTGGATGCGGAAACCCACGAGGGCCCGGTTGGCAATGCCATCCATATTCACGCAGCCGACCGCGACCGGCTGCAACTGTTGGCGGAAGTGATGTCCAAGGCGGCCATGCTGTCCTTCCAGGAGCGCCGTTCGGCCGGCGAATTCGACCGCATCGAGCCCCTGGCGCAGGACCTGGCAGACGATGGCCGCTTCTCGGTGCGCTCGCAGGAACTGATGCGGGCAGTGGGCAACATGCTGTTGTCGGAACACAGGCTGACCAGCCGGGCCGAGGTGATGGACAAGCCCGAACTGTTATGGAGCAACAGCCACCTGGAGGGATTGCATGCGCGGCTGGAAGGCGACTATGAAATCATCGACCGCGCCAAGGCGCTGGAGCGCAAGCTGGCCACGCTGGTGCGCACCGCCGAGACACTGCTGGAGACGGTGCGCTACAAGAGCTCGCACCGGGTGGAGTGGTATATCGTGATGCTGATCGTGATGGAGCTGGTGGTGTCGCTGTATGGGCATTTCGCGCATTAGAAGGGCTCGCCGGGGATGAGCGTGAAGGAATGTGATGTGGTGGCACGTTGACAGGGTGTGGTGCCTTTGCGGCGATTTCACCTCGCCGTTGAAATTGAATTAGCCGTTGCTCTTGCCGTCCAGCTTGCCCGTTGAGCGCGCCATGACAGCGATGCGTGAAGTCGAAGGCGCGGCATCGTAGGGGCAATACCCCACAGGGGCATTGCACGGATGGTTGATCAAGGAAGTCGGTCGACAATGCGGCCCCGGTTTGCGGCCAATGGTGCAATGCCCTTCGGGTATTGCACCCTACGAAGGGGCTAACGTTGCGGCTGCATTTGAAGCACGCGCAGCGACAGTTGCCGTTGCCGTTGCCGTTGCCGTTGCCGTTGCCGTTGCCGTTGCCGTTGCCGTTGCCGTCGTCTTTCAACTCCCGATTGAGCGCGCCGTGGCGGCGATGCCTGAAGCGGATAAGGTGCGGCGTCTGTTTGAGCGAAGCGCAGCGTAGCGAGTTTAGCCGCGCCCCGCTTCAGGCGTCG
Coding sequences within:
- a CDS encoding RMD1 family protein, yielding MTQQSVPHRPAINWTPRAGRRQSRTQRIVRREGKPLITATEFTAAVAIVAERIDIKALAHLPMVAQSPLMVRLPGAGVAAIFRYGAVAFFAEEAGDREWLMASIGPASSGKGDALAEEKATVIVDAETHEGPVGNAIHIHAADRDRLQLLAEVMSKAAMLSFQERRSAGEFDRIEPLAQDLADDGRFSVRSQELMRAVGNMLLSEHRLTSRAEVMDKPELLWSNSHLEGLHARLEGDYEIIDRAKALERKLATLVRTAETLLETVRYKSSHRVEWYIVMLIVMELVVSLYGHFAH
- a CDS encoding methylated-DNA--[protein]-cysteine S-methyltransferase; its protein translation is MPRAHFSFMLAAMSIPPIFSAVVPAPFGAMGVRTDHGLVRELVYLPPSHALLGPSDDLAEQVARQLQRYFGDPDFRFDLPLQPAGTPFQQKVWSAISGIPRGRVRTYGDIARLLGSAPRAVGQACGANWFPLAVPCHRVTATGGLGGFANSAEADGFHLQVKRWLLAHEGVEGY